From Cellulomonas fimi ATCC 484, a single genomic window includes:
- a CDS encoding S1C family serine protease, with protein sequence MSDTTTPAGADDPRPTSGPAAPAGAQDARTAAPDVPGAPTQPVPPTPAPAGTAPAAPTQPLPPTPAPTGAAPGAPTQPLPPTPAAVGGAPDAGPGAPPLPDGPRPTGPHLEPPPPAHAAGASFGPFRAPAAPAAPAAPKAPKPPLTVRRGAAVGVVGAALAVGLVAGGGTAWAVAATRDDATRPSFSDADRPGRPGDGELPALPDRSGPRGWSDDGSDSSGSPDQDDASGGTGTTSAQTTTAATAEQQVGVVTITSTLGYQGGSSAGTGMVLTTGGLVLTNHHVVEGATAISVTVESTGETFEATVVGYDASADVALLQLTGASGLATVTLDDDGGVAPGDTVTAVGNADGTGELVAATGEVTGTDETMTARTSTAGEAETLSGLLEFSAAVVGGDSGGPVLDEEGEVVGITTAASVGGTSTVAYAIDVVDAVAVLQQISSGEETATVRIGYPAFLGIGLDAGAGTVTGARVAGVLDGTPAAGAGLAAGDVVTAVDGTAVSSATALQELLDGYAPGDAVTLTWTDAATGVSEQAAVTLTQGPVG encoded by the coding sequence ATGAGCGACACCACCACCCCCGCCGGCGCGGACGACCCGCGCCCCACGTCCGGTCCGGCCGCCCCCGCCGGCGCGCAGGACGCGCGCACGGCCGCCCCGGACGTCCCCGGCGCCCCGACGCAGCCCGTGCCGCCGACCCCGGCACCGGCCGGTACGGCACCCGCCGCCCCGACGCAGCCGCTGCCGCCGACCCCGGCACCGACGGGTGCGGCACCCGGCGCCCCGACGCAGCCGCTGCCGCCGACGCCGGCAGCGGTCGGCGGGGCACCGGACGCGGGTCCCGGTGCCCCGCCGCTGCCGGACGGTCCCCGGCCGACCGGACCGCACCTCGAGCCGCCGCCGCCCGCGCACGCCGCCGGTGCGTCGTTCGGGCCGTTCCGTGCACCCGCAGCCCCCGCAGCACCCGCGGCGCCGAAGGCGCCGAAGCCCCCGCTCACCGTGCGTCGTGGCGCGGCGGTCGGCGTGGTCGGCGCGGCGCTCGCTGTCGGGCTGGTCGCGGGCGGCGGGACGGCGTGGGCGGTCGCGGCCACGCGGGACGACGCGACGCGGCCGTCGTTCTCCGACGCCGACCGGCCGGGTCGGCCCGGCGACGGCGAGCTGCCCGCACTGCCCGACAGGTCCGGCCCGCGGGGATGGTCGGACGACGGCTCGGACTCGTCCGGCTCCCCGGACCAGGACGACGCGTCGGGCGGCACCGGCACGACGAGCGCGCAGACCACCACGGCGGCGACCGCGGAGCAGCAGGTCGGCGTCGTGACGATCACGTCGACCCTCGGGTACCAGGGCGGCTCGTCGGCGGGGACCGGGATGGTGCTGACGACGGGCGGGCTGGTGCTGACCAACCACCACGTCGTGGAGGGGGCGACGGCGATCTCGGTGACCGTCGAGTCGACGGGGGAGACGTTCGAGGCGACCGTCGTCGGGTACGACGCGTCGGCCGACGTGGCGCTCCTGCAGCTCACGGGCGCCTCCGGCCTGGCGACCGTCACGCTGGACGACGACGGCGGGGTCGCGCCGGGCGACACGGTCACGGCGGTCGGCAACGCCGACGGCACGGGCGAGCTCGTCGCGGCGACCGGCGAGGTCACGGGCACCGACGAGACGATGACCGCGCGCACGTCGACCGCGGGCGAGGCGGAGACCCTCAGCGGCCTGCTGGAGTTCTCGGCCGCGGTGGTCGGCGGCGATTCCGGCGGGCCCGTGCTCGACGAGGAGGGCGAGGTCGTCGGCATCACCACGGCCGCGTCCGTCGGCGGGACGTCGACCGTGGCGTACGCGATCGACGTGGTCGACGCGGTGGCGGTCCTGCAGCAGATCTCCTCGGGCGAGGAGACCGCGACCGTGCGGATCGGTTACCCGGCGTTCCTCGGGATCGGCCTCGACGCGGGTGCGGGCACCGTGACGGGTGCGCGGGTCGCGGGCGTGCTCGACGGGACCCCCGCGGCGGGCGCGGGCCTGGCCGCGGGCGACGTCGTCACGGCCGTGGACGGCACGGCGGTGTCCTCCGCGACGGCCCTGCAGGAGCTGCTCGACGGCTACGCGCCCGGCGACGCGGTGACGCTGACCTGGACCGACGCCGCGACCGGCGTGTCGGAGCAGGCGGCGGTGACGCTCACGCAGGGCCCGGTCGGCTGA
- a CDS encoding ATP-dependent DNA ligase has product MRLPVMPPVAPMLAKSVPTIPDVGHVEPKWDGFRTIVFRDGDEVELGSRNEKPMTRYFPELVEAIRANTPERCVLDGEIVVVTGDRLDFDALQQRIHPAASRVRLLAGSTPASFVAFDLLALDDEDYMQRPFRDRRAALVEALADARDPVFVTPATGDLAQAQDWFTRFEGAGLDGVVAKPLDGTYQPDKRTMFKIKHERTADCVVAGFRWHKTGDVVGSLLLGLYDDDGDLQHVGVSASFPMARRRTLLDDLAPYRDVELADHPWGRWAQAEAHAGNRMPGAVSRWNAKKDLSFVPLRPELVVEVAYDHMEGDRFRHTAQFRRWRTDRDPRSCTYAQLEQPVTFDLAEIFGR; this is encoded by the coding sequence ATGCGCCTGCCCGTGATGCCGCCCGTCGCGCCCATGCTCGCGAAGTCCGTGCCGACCATCCCCGACGTGGGGCACGTCGAGCCGAAGTGGGACGGGTTCCGCACGATCGTGTTCCGCGACGGCGACGAGGTGGAGCTCGGCAGCCGCAACGAGAAGCCCATGACGCGCTACTTCCCGGAGCTCGTGGAGGCGATCAGGGCGAACACCCCGGAGCGCTGCGTGCTGGACGGGGAGATCGTCGTCGTGACGGGTGACCGGCTCGACTTCGACGCGCTGCAGCAGCGCATCCACCCGGCGGCGAGCCGCGTCCGGCTGCTCGCGGGCAGCACGCCCGCGAGCTTCGTGGCGTTCGACCTGCTGGCGCTGGACGACGAGGACTACATGCAGCGCCCGTTCCGCGACCGCCGCGCGGCCCTCGTCGAGGCGCTCGCCGACGCGCGCGACCCGGTGTTCGTCACGCCCGCGACCGGCGACCTGGCGCAGGCGCAGGACTGGTTCACGCGCTTCGAGGGGGCGGGCCTGGACGGGGTGGTCGCCAAGCCGCTCGACGGGACCTACCAGCCGGACAAGCGCACGATGTTCAAGATCAAGCACGAGCGCACGGCGGACTGCGTGGTCGCCGGCTTCCGCTGGCACAAGACGGGGGACGTCGTCGGCTCGCTCCTGCTCGGGCTGTACGACGACGACGGCGACCTGCAGCACGTGGGCGTGAGCGCGTCGTTCCCGATGGCGCGCCGCAGGACGCTGCTCGACGACCTGGCGCCGTACCGGGACGTCGAGCTGGCCGACCACCCGTGGGGCCGCTGGGCGCAGGCGGAGGCGCACGCGGGCAACCGGATGCCGGGAGCGGTGAGCCGCTGGAACGCCAAGAAGGACCTGTCGTTCGTCCCGCTGCGTCCCGAGCTCGTGGTCGAGGTCGCCTACGACCACATGGAGGGCGACCGGTTCCGGCACACCGCGCAGTTCCGTCGCTGGCGCACGGACCGCGACCCGCGCTCGTGCACGTACGCGCAGCTCGAGCAGCCGGTCACGTTCGACCTGGCGGAGATCTTCGGCCGCTGA
- a CDS encoding esterase/lipase family protein gives MTTDPAGARPRATHGPGGEASVVRPEGDVRSRPGTAVHRTWWRVADYAYAGWYQVRGVLAPGDPDRYAEPTARRAPDVVLVPGVMEPWPFLQPLAARLFAAGHAVHVVPGLGYHVQDLAEAVRTVAELLADRDLTDVVVVAHSKGGLVGKLLLADPGAGPRVRGLVAVATPFAGSRLARFLPLRSIRIFRPDHPDIVGLARVADVDRRIVSVFSRWDPHVPEGSVLAGARNVELETPGHFRVLADPRLPEVVLDAARAFVTPGPPGGGPWPPGPRAD, from the coding sequence GTGACCACCGACCCGGCCGGTGCCCGCCCGAGGGCCACCCACGGCCCGGGCGGCGAGGCGTCGGTGGTGCGCCCGGAGGGGGACGTGCGGTCCCGCCCCGGAACCGCGGTGCACCGGACCTGGTGGCGCGTCGCCGACTACGCGTACGCGGGCTGGTACCAGGTGCGCGGGGTGCTCGCGCCCGGCGACCCCGACCGGTACGCCGAGCCGACGGCGCGCCGCGCCCCCGACGTCGTCCTCGTCCCCGGCGTGATGGAGCCGTGGCCGTTCCTGCAGCCGCTCGCGGCGCGCCTGTTCGCGGCGGGCCACGCGGTGCACGTCGTCCCGGGCCTCGGCTACCACGTGCAGGACCTGGCCGAGGCGGTCAGGACCGTCGCCGAGCTGCTGGCCGACCGCGACCTGACGGACGTCGTCGTCGTGGCGCACTCCAAGGGAGGGCTCGTCGGCAAGCTCCTGCTGGCCGACCCCGGAGCGGGACCGCGCGTGCGAGGGCTCGTCGCGGTGGCGACGCCGTTCGCGGGGTCGCGGCTCGCGCGGTTCCTGCCGCTGCGGTCCATCCGGATCTTCCGGCCGGACCACCCCGACATCGTGGGGCTCGCGCGCGTCGCCGACGTCGACCGGCGGATCGTCTCGGTCTTCTCCCGGTGGGACCCGCACGTCCCGGAGGGCAGCGTGCTCGCCGGTGCGCGCAACGTCGAGCTCGAGACGCCCGGGCACTTCCGCGTCCTGGCCGACCCGCGCCTGCCCGAGGTCGTGCTGGACGCCGCGCGCGCGTTCGTCACGCCCGGCCCGCCGGGCGGCGGCCCGTGGCCGCCCGGTCCGCGCGCCGACTGA
- a CDS encoding alpha/beta fold hydrolase: MTSHDADAPATTRWSVEAYGAPGDATTCVLVHGIGVSARYFRRLATVLGRDRLTLVPDLPGFGRTPPLDGEPTITALADGLVEEIAGRGVRRAVLLGHSMGAQVVAEAARRHPDVAERVVLLGPVVDPAARSARAQALRLARDTLHEPLDVNAIVFSDYVRAGPRRYAAQLPHMLGFDLDAAVTQVRCPVVVVRGEQDHIAPDAWVARLAGLARDGRALVVPGAAHVVQHVRPGEVAALCREGS, from the coding sequence GTGACCAGCCACGACGCCGACGCGCCCGCCACGACGCGATGGTCGGTCGAGGCGTACGGCGCTCCGGGCGACGCCACGACCTGCGTCCTCGTGCACGGCATCGGGGTGTCCGCGCGCTACTTCCGCCGGCTCGCGACCGTGCTCGGACGCGACCGCCTCACGCTCGTGCCGGACCTGCCGGGCTTCGGCCGCACGCCGCCCCTCGACGGGGAGCCGACGATCACGGCGCTCGCCGACGGCCTGGTCGAGGAGATCGCCGGGCGCGGGGTGCGGCGCGCGGTCCTCCTCGGGCACTCGATGGGCGCGCAGGTCGTCGCCGAGGCCGCCCGCCGCCACCCCGACGTCGCCGAGCGCGTGGTGCTGCTGGGGCCGGTCGTCGACCCTGCGGCCCGCTCCGCGCGCGCCCAGGCGCTGCGGCTCGCCCGCGACACGCTGCACGAGCCCCTGGACGTCAACGCGATCGTGTTCAGCGACTACGTGCGGGCCGGTCCCCGCCGGTACGCCGCCCAGCTGCCGCACATGCTCGGGTTCGACCTCGACGCGGCGGTGACGCAGGTGCGTTGCCCGGTCGTCGTCGTGCGTGGGGAGCAGGACCACATCGCCCCCGACGCGTGGGTCGCCCGCCTCGCCGGGCTCGCGCGGGACGGGCGCGCGCTCGTCGTGCCGGGCGCCGCGCACGTGGTGCAGCACGTGCGTCCGGGCGAGGTCGCCGCCCTCTGCCGGGAGGGCTCGTGA